The genomic region AGGAGACCTATAACAACGTCCGGCCGCACCAGGCGCTCGGCTACCTGACTCCGAACGAGTACATCCGCCGCTGGAAGGCGGCGCAGCCTGCCACACGCTCATGAGGAGGCAAAGTCTTTCGGATCTACTGGACCAGTACAGCGCCGTGACAGCGGCCCTTCTGCAATCGTAGAATAGGCGTGGTGACCGTGCCGCGTTGGAGCGGCGGTCAAGTGGAACAAATATAGGAAAGAGTACCTTCGC from bacterium harbors:
- a CDS encoding integrase core domain-containing protein; translation: ETYNNVRPHQALGYLTPNEYIRRWKAAQPATRS